GATGGTCATCGAATACGGCATGACGACCGACCTCGGCCCGGTCAAGCTCGGCACGGAGGGCGGCGAGCCGTTCGCGGGCCGCGACATGGGCCGCGGCCGTGAGTACTCCGAGTCGATCGCCGAGCGCGTCGACACAGAGGTGCGTGCGCTCATCGAGCAGGCGCACGACGAGGCGTACCAGGTGATCAGCGACAACCGCGACATCCTCGACCGTCTCGCTCTCGCGCTGCTCGAGCAGGAGACGCTCGATCACAACCAGATCGCCGAGATCTTCACCGAGATCCGCAAGCTCCCCGAGCGGCCGCTGTGGCTTTCGAGCAACGAGCGTCCGGTGTCGGATCGTCCGCCGATCGAAGTGCCCACGCGCGTGATCCCGGTGGATGCAGCGGCCTCGGTCGACGGGTCTGCAGATGCCACGGCGCTACGCGGCGCGGCCGGCGGGGCACCCGCATCCGGGCAGGCCCGGCCGGCGACGGCCTGATCGTGGCCGTCGACGGAGCGAGGGTCGAGCGGCTGACCCGCGAGCTCCTCGAGGCGATCGGCGAAGACCCCGAGCGCCCTGGACTCAGGCAGACTCCGGCCCGAATGGCCGAACTGTACGCCGAGTTCTTCGCCGGCGTCGGTGAGGATGCCGCGGCACCTCTTGCCCGCACCATCAGCGTCGCCCGGGGGCCCGCGCCCGAGACCCTGCCGTCCGGCGCGGTGCTTCTGCGCGACATCCGCTTCCGCTCCGTCTGCGAGCATCATCTTCTGCCGTTCGCCGGTCACGCGCATATCGCGTACCTTCCGGGTGAGCAGGTCGTCGGACTCGGTGCGCTGGTGCGCGTGGTCGAGATACTCGCCGCCCGCCCGCAGGTGCAGGAACGCCTCGGCGAGCAGATCGCCGACACCATCGCAGAGCACCTCGACACGCGTGGCGTGCTCGTCGTGCTCGATGCGGCCCACGGCTGCGTCACGATGCGCGGTGGACGTCAGAGCGAAGCATCCACGCTGACGATCGCTGCTCGCGGCGAGTACAGTGAGCCGGTGGCGCGACAGGAGATCATCGCGCTGATCGGTGCCGGCGGCGAGGGTCGACGATGACCGGAATCTGGGGCATCGTCAACGTCACACCGGACTCGTTCAGCGACGGTGGCCGCTATATGGATCCTGAGCACGCCATCGCGCACGGGCTCACGCTGCGCGATGCCGGCGCCGCCGTGCTCGACGTCGGCGGCGAGTCCACCCGGCCCGGAGCCGAGCGCGTCGATGCGGCAGTGGAGCAGCAGCGAGTGATCCCGGTGATTCAGGGGTTCGCCGCTCACGGCATCACGGTGAGCATCGACACGCTCAATGCATCGACGGCGTCGGCCGCCGTGCGCGCCGGCGCGCGCATCGTGAACGACGTGTCCGGTGGCCTGGCAGACCCCGAGATGTTCAGCGCCGTCGCCGAATCCTCGGCCGACTTCGCCATCGGTCACTGGCGAGGTCCGTCAGACGACATGTACGCGCGTGCCGAGTACCGCCGGGCATCGCGCGAGGTGGCCGGTGAGTTGCGCGACCGCGTCGGCGAGGCGGCGTCAGCAGGTATCGCGCCGGCCCGGCTGATAGTCGACCCGGGGATCGGCTTCGCCAAGGCCGGGGTACAGAACTGGGATGTGCTGCGCGGCCTCGGCGACATCACCGCTCTCGGTCACCGCGTGCTGATCGGCACGTCACGCAAGCGCTTCCTGGTCGAATCTCTTCGACAGCACGCGACCTCCTCGACGGGCGGCGCGACCGATGAGATCGATGAGTCGCGGCGCGACCTCGCCACTGCCGTGACCAGTGCGCTCGCGGTCCGGCACGGTGTCTGGGCGGTGCGCGTGCACAACGTCGCCGCGACCCGCGACGCCCTCGCGATCGCACACGCCTGGGAGGGATGACCATGCCGATCCTGGACCAGATCCGGCTCACCGGACTCACCGTGTTCGGACGCCACGGCGTCTTCGAACACGAGCGCGAGAACGGTCAGGAGTTCGTGATCGACCTGCGTCTGCGCCTCGAGCTGGCGGCTGCGGCGGCATCCGACGACGTGGTCGACACCGTTCACTACGGCGAGCTGGCCGAGAAAGTCGCCGCCGTCGTGGCCGGAGAGCCTGTCAATCTCATTGAGACCCTCGCCGAACGGATCGCCGATGTCGTGCTCGCTGATACTCGGGTGAGGCAGGCCGACATCACCGTCCACAAGCCGCATGCACCCATACCGCTGACGTTCTCCGACGTGTCGGTCACGATCAGCCGCCCCAGGAAGGACGCGCCGCAATGATCCGCAAACCACCGCCGACGCGGCCAGACCCGCGCCCCGGCCGCGATGCTGCGACGGCGGTCGTCGCCCTCGGCGCGAATCTCGGCGACCGGCGCGAGACGATCCAGCGCGCCGTGGAACGCATCGCGCGACTCCCGCTCGTGGACGATGTGCGGTTGTCCGAGCTGTACGAGACCGTCGCGTTGCGCCTGGACGGCCCGGATCCTGATGCCCCCGGCTATGTCAATGCCGTCGCAATCGTCTCCACCCGCCTGGCACCAGAGGTGCTGCTGGGCATGCTGCATGCGATCGAGGAGGAGCACGGCCGCGAGCGTCGCGAACGCTGGGGAGACCGCACGCTCGACCTCGATCTGATCACCTATGGCGATGTCGTCTCCGATGACCCTCACCTGCTGCTGCCGCATCCGCGTGCTGCGGAGAGGCTGTTCGTGCTCGATCCATGGCTCAGTATCGACCCCCAGGGTGAGATCCCAGGGCGCGGCCGGATCGCCGACCTCGCGGCCGCTCTCCGATCTGAACCGACGGATGACGGCGCGGAGCGCGGATGAAGCGCACCACGGCTCCGATCCTCATCCTCCTCGCCCTGGTCGGCGGTGGAGCGGGCTATCTCATCGATCATCTGCTGACAGTGTCCGGGCGGTCGACATTCGCTCCATCGGGATTCCTGCCGGTGCTGCTCCTGCTCCTCGCAGTCGCTGTTCTCGCCATCGCATGGCCCGTTCGGCGCAGCGTGCGCGGCAAGTCCCGGGGGCGCATCGACCCGTTCCGTGCACTGCGCGCCGCGACGCTCGCCAGGGCCTCG
The DNA window shown above is from Microbacterium murale and carries:
- the folK gene encoding 2-amino-4-hydroxy-6-hydroxymethyldihydropteridine diphosphokinase, encoding MIRKPPPTRPDPRPGRDAATAVVALGANLGDRRETIQRAVERIARLPLVDDVRLSELYETVALRLDGPDPDAPGYVNAVAIVSTRLAPEVLLGMLHAIEEEHGRERRERWGDRTLDLDLITYGDVVSDDPHLLLPHPRAAERLFVLDPWLSIDPQGEIPGRGRIADLAAALRSEPTDDGAERG
- the folB gene encoding dihydroneopterin aldolase is translated as MPILDQIRLTGLTVFGRHGVFEHERENGQEFVIDLRLRLELAAAAASDDVVDTVHYGELAEKVAAVVAGEPVNLIETLAERIADVVLADTRVRQADITVHKPHAPIPLTFSDVSVTISRPRKDAPQ
- the folP gene encoding dihydropteroate synthase, producing MTGIWGIVNVTPDSFSDGGRYMDPEHAIAHGLTLRDAGAAVLDVGGESTRPGAERVDAAVEQQRVIPVIQGFAAHGITVSIDTLNASTASAAVRAGARIVNDVSGGLADPEMFSAVAESSADFAIGHWRGPSDDMYARAEYRRASREVAGELRDRVGEAASAGIAPARLIVDPGIGFAKAGVQNWDVLRGLGDITALGHRVLIGTSRKRFLVESLRQHATSSTGGATDEIDESRRDLATAVTSALAVRHGVWAVRVHNVAATRDALAIAHAWEG
- a CDS encoding DUF3180 domain-containing protein: MKRTTAPILILLALVGGGAGYLIDHLLTVSGRSTFAPSGFLPVLLLLLAVAVLAIAWPVRRSVRGKSRGRIDPFRALRAATLARASSLLGAIMTGFGGGLLTFLLSRPVDPQVGSIVAMVALMASSLVLVIAALVAEQFCTLPKDPDDRQPDDPSAGADAGR
- the folE gene encoding GTP cyclohydrolase I, with the protein product MAVDGARVERLTRELLEAIGEDPERPGLRQTPARMAELYAEFFAGVGEDAAAPLARTISVARGPAPETLPSGAVLLRDIRFRSVCEHHLLPFAGHAHIAYLPGEQVVGLGALVRVVEILAARPQVQERLGEQIADTIAEHLDTRGVLVVLDAAHGCVTMRGGRQSEASTLTIAARGEYSEPVARQEIIALIGAGGEGRR